Proteins encoded within one genomic window of Rhododendron vialii isolate Sample 1 chromosome 1a, ASM3025357v1:
- the LOC131307743 gene encoding protein phosphatase inhibitor 2-like isoform X2 yields the protein MAGRVTWDEANIGEIEANKPVRQKITEPKTPYHHPNSVDDDDEAISSALNGVSSSSGQNSQQSGGWTSSDDEADLTDQDGQGKNGTRFRELRRAHYDEFRKVKQLRREGSSLEDASSDEDDVKNNGKINSPSSLTAGVKVTEVEAIENVSHPLPNGS from the exons GGGGCGTGTAACATGGGATGAGGCTAATATTGGGGAGATTGAAGCAAATAAACCTGTGAGGCagaaaatcactgaacccaagACACCATATCACCACCCAAATAGTgtggatgatgatgatg aagcaATATCTTCTGCTTTGAATGGTGTATCTTCCTCTAGCGGGCAAAACTCCCAGCAATCTGGTGGCTGGACATCATCTGATGACGAAGCAGATCTTACGGATCAAGATGGTCAAG GTAAGAATGGCACAAGGTTTAGGGAGCTCAGGCGAGCTCATTACGATGAATTCCGAAAAGTGAAACAACTCCGGCGAGAAGGTTCCTCGCTCGAAGATGCATCTTCGGATGAGGATGATGTGAAAAACAATGGGAAGATCAACTCGCCATCGTCATTAACAGCTGGTGTGAAAGTTACAGAAGTCGAGGCCATTGAAAATGTTTCTCATCCTCTGCCTAATGGAAGTTAG
- the LOC131307743 gene encoding protein phosphatase inhibitor 2-like isoform X1 has product MAGRVTWDEANIGEIEANKPVRQKITEPKTPYHHPNSVDDDDGSLSPIRGSFEDCIDSMHAEAISSALNGVSSSSGQNSQQSGGWTSSDDEADLTDQDGQGKNGTRFRELRRAHYDEFRKVKQLRREGSSLEDASSDEDDVKNNGKINSPSSLTAGVKVTEVEAIENVSHPLPNGS; this is encoded by the exons GGGGCGTGTAACATGGGATGAGGCTAATATTGGGGAGATTGAAGCAAATAAACCTGTGAGGCagaaaatcactgaacccaagACACCATATCACCACCCAAATAGTgtggatgatgatgatg GATCTCTTTCTCCTATAAGAGGTAGTTTTGAGGATTGCATTGAttccatgcatgcagaagcaATATCTTCTGCTTTGAATGGTGTATCTTCCTCTAGCGGGCAAAACTCCCAGCAATCTGGTGGCTGGACATCATCTGATGACGAAGCAGATCTTACGGATCAAGATGGTCAAG GTAAGAATGGCACAAGGTTTAGGGAGCTCAGGCGAGCTCATTACGATGAATTCCGAAAAGTGAAACAACTCCGGCGAGAAGGTTCCTCGCTCGAAGATGCATCTTCGGATGAGGATGATGTGAAAAACAATGGGAAGATCAACTCGCCATCGTCATTAACAGCTGGTGTGAAAGTTACAGAAGTCGAGGCCATTGAAAATGTTTCTCATCCTCTGCCTAATGGAAGTTAG